Genomic window (Tautonia rosea):
GCCGAGTACTACCTCCGCTGGCTCAACGACATCCAGGGGGATGGTCCGCTGCCGATCACCCGGCTGTTCGATCACGGCTACTACGTGCAGGGCGGGTATTTCGTGCTCCGGGAGCGGGTGGAGCTGATTGCGAGGCACTCGCAGGTCAACGGGCGATTCGGCAGCGGGGCGGAATACGCGCTCGGCATGAACTGGTTCATCAACCGCACGCACTACCTGAAATTCACGTTCGACGCGACCTGGCTCGACGCGATCCCCGCCCAGAACAGCGGGCCGAACTACCGGGCGGGGGATTCGGGGATTATGTTCCGCTCTCAGTTGCAACTGGCGTTCTGATCGGGCGATTGGCGCAGGCGGCTTGCCCTCGGATGCGGTCCGGGAGGCCTGGTGCCCTTCGGGGTTGAAGGCGGCGCATTCGCGGGCCGCCGAACCGCGGCGTCGGGCGGACCGTGCTCCTGGCGGTCATCCGGGCCAACTGCCGCTCGCTGGAATGGGGGGGGGCGCCGCGATGGCTGGTGTAATGCTTCAGGGTGTGGCTCGTCCCCGATCACACATCTCTCCCATCTGGTCTGTGCGTTGCGGACGCGACGCTGCCGACTCGACCTCCTCGAAGACGACCGTGTCGGTCTCATGTCGCTCTGCAATGTGAGGATAACTTGTTGATTTGTTTCATAGGAGTTTTCTTGGGATTTTGATTGCAAGCCTCGATCGTTTCGGCATGATCGGGTTGTAAGGTGGAATGATGTGGACGAATAGGTGTGTGTAAACACGGAAGATCGCCCGACTCCAACAGCTTGGGCGGAGGGGACCATGTCAGACGAAAACAAGGCCGTGGTCAGGCGCTTGATCGAAGCACGCAACGCCAACGATCTGGAGGCGTTCGTGGCGCTCTGTACCCCAGCCATTCAAGATTATGTGAGAGATGCCTTCTCCGACGTAAGTGTCGCGTTTCGCGACGTGCATGTCACCACGGAGGAGATGATTGCCGAGGGAGACAAGGTTGTAACGCTGTGGACCTTCAAGGGTACGCATCTCGGCGAATTCTGGGGCATCCCTGCCACGGGAAAATCGGTCAGTTGGACCGGGATCGATATCTACACCATCAAGGACGGGAGAATTACAACCCACGTGCGGAAGTCAGACATCCTCGGCCTACTCCAACAACTCGGCGCTGCATCATCCGGAGGAAAAGGCGGCGGGTGACTGGGTGACTCGACCAACGCCCCACGTTTTCCGGGTTGCGAAGCGACATGATGTATTCAGGGGAAGCCGGGCTTGAATGAGGGGCGAGGGTGCGGCTTCAGCTTCGTGCGGCTTCGCCACCCAGACCGCGGCATGGATCACGACGTGGAGCGTCGCCTTTGGTAGAAGACGTATCCATAAATCGCTGTATTGATGACGAGGACGCCGAGGCCCAGTATGACCTGGACGGTCGGGGTTAATGCGCCGGGATAGATGACGGGGAGAAGGTAGTGCTCGATGAAGCCGCCCTCGTAGCCGGCCTCGCCGCTGAGGCGTCGGAGGAATTTTTCGAGGGGGGTGAGTGGGCATCGCCAGTTCATGAACTCGATGAGGGCTCCCCAGGTGGCGACCAGAAGGTGGATCCAGGCGACCTTGGGCCAGCGGAGGACGAGCAGGCCGCCGAAGATCACAAGAAGAATGAAGGCGAGGTGCAGGACGAGGACGGCGTCGGCAAGGAAGCGGAAGATCATGATCCGGCCCTCGGTCCGGGAGAAGATGGCTCAAGGATGGGCGACTTGCTTTGGGGGTCGGATGCGGGTCCTGACCGGGGGAACCGGAGGGCGCGCCGAGGGGAGGGGATCAATCATGGGAAGCGTCAGCCTTCGAGCGCCTGGTCGGAGGGGACGAGGGGGAGCCGGTCGGAGAGGGCGGAGAGGGAGAGGGCGTGGATCATCTCGTCGACCGTGGTGCAGCAGTCGGGGAGGATGCGGACATGGTACTTCTCGGCGGCTTTGGAGAGGGCGGTGTGGGTGACGCAGTTGTGGGTCATCATGCCGCAGACGAGGAGGTCGGTGATGCCGAGCTGCTGGAGGGTGTCGTCGAGGGTGGTGTCGCGGAAGCTGTCGGCCGACTGCTTGACGACGATTGGGGCGTCGGGGGCGGCGGCCTGGATGCGGGGGTGAATCGCGGCCCCTTCAGTCCCCTCGCCAAAGAAAGGGGCCGAGGCGGCAGGGGTGACGACGTGCTGGACGAAGATGACCGGTATGCCGACCGATTTTGCCTTTGCAATCGCGTGCTCGATCGATTGGAGCGTCGCTTCTGGCTTCCAGAGGGGGAACTTGCCGCCAGGGAAGTAGTCGTTCTGAACGTCGATGACGAGTAATGCGGTTTTCATGGTGGGTGCCCTTGAAGGGCCTGACAGCGCCTGGTCTCTCGTGACCGTCTGGCCCGCCAGGCCATCGACCCAGCGTACCACACAACCCAGTCTCCCGGACATGACCCGACCCTGGTGGCGCGCCGGGGCGAGACGGATTGTCGGCGCGTGGGTGCCACCTTTGAGCGATGGGTAAATGCATGTTTCGATTGAATCAGTTATGTTGATTTGAGGCGACATTGCTTGCCAGAGGCGTTTTTGTGCCTATCTCAGTGGGAACCCGGTGATCGAAATGCTGCGAGGCGGAGTCTCGATGCACTCGGGTTTACCATTCATTTCGAGCTGGTTTATCACATTCCAGAATGATTGCATCAGGAGGTTGAGGTCTCATGCTCGCCCGATTCGTTGCTGCGCCGATGGCTCTTGCCGCGCTGTGTGTGTTCCCGATGGGATCTTTTGGACCGCAGGCCGAGGCGCAGGGACCGCCTGCTCCGAAGGGTCCGACGATCGTGGACATCGCCATTGCGGTGAACGAGGAGACAGGGGAATTTTCGACGCTCATCGCCGC
Coding sequences:
- a CDS encoding ester cyclase, with product MSDENKAVVRRLIEARNANDLEAFVALCTPAIQDYVRDAFSDVSVAFRDVHVTTEEMIAEGDKVVTLWTFKGTHLGEFWGIPATGKSVSWTGIDIYTIKDGRITTHVRKSDILGLLQQLGAASSGGKGGG
- a CDS encoding DUF2784 domain-containing protein, with the translated sequence MIFRFLADAVLVLHLAFILLVIFGGLLVLRWPKVAWIHLLVATWGALIEFMNWRCPLTPLEKFLRRLSGEAGYEGGFIEHYLLPVIYPGALTPTVQVILGLGVLVINTAIYGYVFYQRRRSTS
- a CDS encoding cysteine hydrolase family protein produces the protein MKTALLVIDVQNDYFPGGKFPLWKPEATLQSIEHAIAKAKSVGIPVIFVQHVVTPAASAPFFGEGTEGAAIHPRIQAAAPDAPIVVKQSADSFRDTTLDDTLQQLGITDLLVCGMMTHNCVTHTALSKAAEKYHVRILPDCCTTVDEMIHALSLSALSDRLPLVPSDQALEG